GCCACTCCCGGTCGCCGCAAAGAGACACGATGACCCAAGCACGACAGACCCACGACGAGCGAGACGCCGAAGCAAGCGCAGCCGCCGAACCGACCCCAGCCGACCACCTCGAGGACGTCGAGGACGGCGCTGGCTGTACCGAGATCTGGGAGCACCTGAGCGAGGAACGCGAGCGCTCCGGCGACGACTGACGGGACGCTTTTATGAATCGGTCGCTAATCCACTACTGATGTCAGAGAGGCCCGACGATCACGAGCCGTCGACCGACCGGAAGTCGCCGGTCGGGAAGCCGGTCATCCGTGGCGATCCGGCGCTCACCGGCCAGCGGGCCAAAGAGGCCGTCGAGTTCGACCCGGACGACCCCGAGAGCCTCTCGCTCGCGGCCGAGACGGTCCGCCGGTTCTCCGAGAACACCGCCGGCGCCGACGACAACGTCTACATGCTCCGGGGCGCCGCGGCGTGTGCGGCGCTGGTCCGTGGCGAAGGGTCGTACAAGGACGCCGCCGCCCGTGCCGGTGGCGAGGCCACCGTCTCGTTCATCCGCAAGTGGTCCCGCGTCCACGACCTCCCGCGCTCTATCCGCATCCACGTCGCGAAAGGCGAGATCGCCCCGACGGCGGCCAAGCACATCGCTCGCGTCTCCGGCGAGGCCCGCCTCCTGCTCGCGTGGGCCGCACTCGACCACGACCTCACGGTCCGCCAGATTCGAGCGGTCGCCAGCAGCGTCAACGACGGCGCGTCGGTCGAGGCCGCCCTCGCGGAGGCGGGATACACGCTGGGCGAACTCACCGTTCGCATCGACCGCGACGCCTACTGCAAGCTCCGCCGCCGTGCTGCCCTGGACGCTACCGACCCGAGCACCGTCATCACCGACGCGCTCGAATCGGCGCTCGGCGACGGACCGTAAGGCCTTAGCCGCCACTCCCCCCAGCGAATATCGTGGGCCGGTAGCTCAGTTAGGCAGAGCGTCTGGCTTTTAACCAGACGGTCGGGGGTTCAACTCCCTCCCGGCCCGTGAGTACCCCGCGAGCGACAGCGAGCGGTATCGAACGACGGCAGGACGGAGTTGAACGACGGCACGAGCGAACGGAGTGAGCGACGTGCAGGTGGTTCAACTCCCTCCCGGCCCGCCACCGACAGACCACCTGCCGGCCGAGACCGGTTCATTTACCACCGCGTCCGTGTACAGAGGCGATATGAACATCCTCTCGGACTACGTCACGGACACGCTCGAACCGCTCGGTATCGGTGTCGGGGCCTTCCTGGTCCTGGCCGCGCTGGGGACTATCGCCGGTGCGCCGTGGGCCACGCACGCCGCCATCACCTCCGCAGTGGTCCAGGTGCTCGGGTCGGTACTGATGGCCATCCTCGGGCTCGGACTCATCTACGTCAGCTGGGCCGGCGGCGAGTAAGCACGGGGCGGCGGCACTGGCAACGAACGGAAAGCGAGACGCCAGAAGTGATTCTCTCGGTGCGACCGCCAGTCGTCAGCCGCGGTTGGGGAGGTAGGCCATCCCGATCATCAGCACTGCGGCGATACCGCTCAGAATCGAGACGCCCCAGAGGCCGTTCGTGCGCTCGTGGAAGTAGTCCTGCTCTGCGAGCGTCGTCTGGTACTGCGGGTACTCGTCGCTGCTGACGACCTGGACCGTGCTGTGGTCGGGGAAGTGTGCGAAGAACTGCTGGCCGCTCAGTGTGACGTTCCCACCCTCGCTGAGTTCGCGCGTCCGCTGTTCGGGCGCGGTCCACTCGAGCGTCGCACCGCTGGCCGAAACAGACGTGACGGTGGCGTCGA
This DNA window, taken from Haloarcula ordinaria, encodes the following:
- a CDS encoding DUF7119 family protein, producing MSERPDDHEPSTDRKSPVGKPVIRGDPALTGQRAKEAVEFDPDDPESLSLAAETVRRFSENTAGADDNVYMLRGAAACAALVRGEGSYKDAAARAGGEATVSFIRKWSRVHDLPRSIRIHVAKGEIAPTAAKHIARVSGEARLLLAWAALDHDLTVRQIRAVASSVNDGASVEAALAEAGYTLGELTVRIDRDAYCKLRRRAALDATDPSTVITDALESALGDGP